TGCCCATTAAACTGAGTATCGGCAACGGCAGAAAATGCCGTTGCTGACAGCACAGCCGAGGCTATAGCTGTATACTTGATCATTTTGCTCGCTTCAACGTCGCTTTATTAAAGTCTTTATCGTCTAAACCCGTTTTAAACTGAAGGTTTTTAGTTAGATAAACCGTGCTTTTTCCACTCTGATTATTGGTCATAGTCATTTTCAATGGACGCCAATACTTATCAAGATAAAGCTGGTAATCATCAAAAGATAACGTTTTTAATAGCGTATTTTTTCTATCGTAAAATTCAATGCGTTGTGCACGATAGTGGTCTTTTCCAATCCATGAAACTATCTTGCTGTAACCTGAATATTTATCAACAGGATCGCTTTCAACCACATACGTGTCCAATCCGTTAATTTTTTCGTCTCTTAAATATTTATAGGTATATTTCTCAACTTCAAATGAGCTTAAATCTTCAAAAGCAAATTCACTTCCCATAAAAGGGCCTGATTTATTGCGAGAAGAAATACGCTTAACACGCTTTAATGCGGGTAAATACATCCATTGCTCGTCAGGCTCTAAGGCGTGTGAAAAGCTTAAAAATGCCGTTCCTTTTACATCTCTGGGCTGGTCGAATATTGTCAGCGCTTTATCACCGTCATTTGCAACTTCAAGCGACTTAATACGCATTTTTCGTACTGTTTCGTCACCTTGTGCATTACGTAGAATCATTTCAGATTCAGCAATTGAATCTCCCCAGCCAATGTCTCGAGCTTTACGCTCTTTTGCAATCGCTAAGCCCTTTTCTTCTGCGGTTTCTGCATAACTGGGTAAAGCTATAGTAATTGTGCTCAGTGCCATTGCACCCATTAATGCAGCACTAGGCAACGCTTTCATAAACTTCATTCTTTTTCCTCTGCTTACTTTGTTTTTTATCTAATAGCATTAAGAACGCTGGTAAAAATAGAAAATCAACTACCAGTGCTGCCACTATAATTATTGCTGTTAACAGCCCCATATCTGAGTTTAGCTTAAATGCAGACATGGCTAATATCATAAAACCAACGGTAAGGACTAATGTAGTAATCCAAAGTGCGCGCCCTACGCTTGCAAATGCATACCTAATGCCTTCTTCAGCTG
This is a stretch of genomic DNA from Flocculibacter collagenilyticus. It encodes these proteins:
- a CDS encoding outer membrane lipoprotein-sorting protein, producing MKALPSAALMGAMALSTITIALPSYAETAEEKGLAIAKERKARDIGWGDSIAESEMILRNAQGDETVRKMRIKSLEVANDGDKALTIFDQPRDVKGTAFLSFSHALEPDEQWMYLPALKRVKRISSRNKSGPFMGSEFAFEDLSSFEVEKYTYKYLRDEKINGLDTYVVESDPVDKYSGYSKIVSWIGKDHYRAQRIEFYDRKNTLLKTLSFDDYQLYLDKYWRPLKMTMTNNQSGKSTVYLTKNLQFKTGLDDKDFNKATLKRAK